The Phaeacidiphilus oryzae TH49 region CTCTGCCGGGCCGACGGCGCGCTCTTCGTCTCCGACGAGGTGATGACCGGGTTCCGGGTCTCCAAGGCCGGCTGGTACGGACTGGAGGCGGAGCCGGAGGGCTGGGCCCCCGACCTGATCACCTTCGGCAAGGTGATGGGCGGCGGCTTCCCGGCCGCGGCCTTCGGCGGGCGGGCCGACGTCATGGCGTACCTGGCCCCGGCCGGGCCGGTCTACCAGGCGGGCACCCTCTCCGGTAACCCGGTCGCGACCGCGGCCGGCCTCGCCACCCTCCGGGCCGCCGACGACGCGGTGTACGCGGCCGTGGACCGGGTCGCCGCCGAGGTCTCCGGGCTGGCCCACGAGGCGCTGGACAAGGCCGGGGTGGCGCACCGGGTGCAGCACGCCGGGAGCATGTTCTCGGTCTTCTTCACCGGCGAGCCGGTGCGGAACTACGACGAGGCGCGCGGCCAGGACGTCTTCCGGTACACGGCGTTCTTCCACAGCATGCTCTCCCAGGGCGTCTACCTGCCGCCGTCCGCCTTCGAGGTGTGGTTCCTCTCGGCGGCGCACGACGAGCGGGCGGTCGAGCGGATCGCCGCCGCGCTGCCGACTGCCGCCGAGGCGGCGGCGCGGGCCACCGCCTGACGGTCGGGCTGCGCCTTCGCGGCCGCGCGTCTCGGGGATACTGGGGCGCGCGGCAAGCGTTTCGAATGTGAGGGAGCTCTCCGGTGAGCAGCAGCAGCAACGTCGACGAGGCCGACGTCACCGTCGTGCATCTGATGCGGCACGGCGAGGTGCACAACCCGGAGGGCGTCCTCTACGGGCGGCTGCCCGACTACCACCTCTCCGACCTCGGCAAGCAGATGGCGGAGCGGGTCGCCGACCATCTCGCGGACCGGGACGTCACGCATGTGGTGGCCTCGCCGCTGGAGCGGGCGCAGGAGACGGCGGCGCCGATCGCGGCCGCCCACGGGCTCCCGGTCGCCACGGACGGGCGGCTGATCGAGGCGGAGAACGTCTTCCAGGGGAAGACCTTCGGGGTCGGGGACGGTTCGCTGCGGAACCCCTCGCACTGGAAGCACCTGGTCAACCCGTTCCGGCCGTCCTGGGGCGAGCCGTACATCGAGCAGGTCGTGCGGATGATGGGGGCGCTGGGGGCGGCCCGGGACGCGGCGCGCGGCCACGAGGCGGTGTGCGTCAGCCACCAGCTGCCGATCTGGGTCACGCGGTGCTTCGCCGAGCATCGGCGGCTGTGGCACGACCCGCGGAAGCGGCAGTGCTCGCTGGCCAGCCTGACGAGCTTCACCTTCGAGGGCGACAAGATCGTCTCGATCGGCTACAGCGAGCCGGCGCGGGATCTGCTCCCCGCGAAGCTCGCCGGCAAGGGCTTCGGCGCGTAGCACGGGGTCGCGGGGTCCCGGGGTCGCGAGGTCGCGGGGTCCCGGAGCGAGTCGAGGGACGCGGGGGCCGGACGCACCTGCGGCCACCGCGCCGCTGCGTCCCAGGCGCTTATGCATGGCTTACCCCCGCAGGTCAAGCGGGTGGCGCGCCGAAGTCTCGGGGGCGATGAAAACGGGTCAAAGGCGCATGCGAAACTCTTCGCATGCGCGCATCCAGCCACGCCCGTCGGACGACGATCGGCGCCGCCGCTCTCGTCGGCGCCGCAGCCCTGGTCCTCACCGGTTGCGCCGGGAGCAGCAACTCGGCGTCCAGCTCCGGTGACAACACCCAGTTCGTCCAGGGCAACGGCGCCATCACCACGGTGGCCGCGGACAAGCGCAAGCCCGCCCCGGCGCTGGCCGGCAAGGACATCGACGGGCGGCAGCTGAGCCTGGCCCGGTACAAGGGCGAGGTCGTGGTGCTCAACGTGTGGGGCTCCTGGTGCGCCCCCTGCCGCGCCGAGGCCGACGGCCTGGAGGCGACCGCGAAGGAGTTCCAGGGCAAGGGCGTCCAGTTCGTCGGGATCAACACCCGGGACACCTCCGCGGGCAACGCCCAGGCCTTCGCCCGCACCCACCACATGAGCTACCCCAGCTTCTACGACCCCTCCGGCGACCTGGTCGGCGAGTTCCCGGCCGGCAGCCTCAACCCGCAGGCCATCCCGTCCACCCTGGTGCTGGACCGTCAGGGCCGGATCGCCGTCCGGGCGTTGAGCGCGCTGACCCAGTCGCAGCTGGAGAGCATGATCAAGCCGATCGTCGCGGAGAAGTAGGCCGCTGTGACGATGCTCGCCCTCGGCGACAACGGGACCGTCGCGCACGGTGCGCTGCTGCTCGCCGTCCCGGTCGCGCTCTTCGGCGGGCTGGTCTCGTTCTTCTCGCCCTGCGTGCTGCCGCTGGTCCCCGGCTACCTCTCCTATGTCACCGGCTTCTCCGCCGCCGACCTGGGGGACGCCCAAGGGGCCCGCCGCGGGCGGATGTTCGCCGG contains the following coding sequences:
- a CDS encoding histidine phosphatase family protein; this encodes MRHGEVHNPEGVLYGRLPDYHLSDLGKQMAERVADHLADRDVTHVVASPLERAQETAAPIAAAHGLPVATDGRLIEAENVFQGKTFGVGDGSLRNPSHWKHLVNPFRPSWGEPYIEQVVRMMGALGAARDAARGHEAVCVSHQLPIWVTRCFAEHRRLWHDPRKRQCSLASLTSFTFEGDKIVSIGYSEPARDLLPAKLAGKGFGA
- a CDS encoding TlpA family protein disulfide reductase, which encodes MRASSHARRTTIGAAALVGAAALVLTGCAGSSNSASSSGDNTQFVQGNGAITTVAADKRKPAPALAGKDIDGRQLSLARYKGEVVVLNVWGSWCAPCRAEADGLEATAKEFQGKGVQFVGINTRDTSAGNAQAFARTHHMSYPSFYDPSGDLVGEFPAGSLNPQAIPSTLVLDRQGRIAVRALSALTQSQLESMIKPIVAEK